Proteins from a genomic interval of Longimicrobium sp.:
- a CDS encoding SDR family oxidoreductase, translating into MRIGISGASGQLGAATVAELVRRGSHDIVGISRSPERVSAPVRGRLGDYDRPETLAEAYAGLDRLLIIPTGEMGPGRRAGQSVAAIDAAVEAGVGHIVLMSSAGTRAAEEPDIYASYWTAEQHLIRTAPRWTILRMNYYAEALLQEARMSLAGGVLTGLGENRVAFVSREDVAGAAAGILSSEGHVGAIYNATGPGSLTGAERAALVADASGQPFSFLVLPEAVLRQGMEQAGLPAPIVGVILSIQEKFVQGGFDIVTGDVERLSGRKPRALQDLVREAFSGR; encoded by the coding sequence ATGCGGATCGGAATCAGCGGAGCGAGCGGACAGCTCGGAGCCGCCACCGTGGCGGAGCTCGTACGCCGCGGCAGCCACGACATCGTCGGGATCTCCCGCTCCCCCGAGCGGGTGTCTGCTCCGGTGAGGGGACGGCTGGGCGACTACGACCGGCCGGAAACTCTCGCCGAAGCATATGCCGGGCTGGACCGGCTGCTGATCATCCCCACCGGCGAGATGGGTCCCGGCCGTCGTGCGGGGCAGTCGGTCGCCGCCATCGACGCCGCCGTGGAGGCCGGCGTGGGGCACATCGTGCTCATGTCGTCGGCGGGGACGCGGGCCGCCGAGGAGCCCGACATCTATGCCTCCTACTGGACCGCCGAGCAGCACCTGATTCGGACGGCGCCACGCTGGACGATCCTGCGCATGAACTACTATGCCGAGGCGCTCCTGCAGGAAGCGCGGATGTCGCTCGCCGGAGGCGTGCTGACCGGCCTCGGTGAGAATCGCGTGGCGTTCGTTTCGCGCGAGGATGTAGCCGGGGCGGCCGCAGGGATTCTCAGTAGCGAAGGACACGTCGGAGCGATCTACAACGCGACGGGGCCCGGGAGCCTTACGGGCGCCGAGCGGGCGGCGTTGGTGGCCGATGCGTCAGGGCAGCCGTTCTCCTTCCTCGTGCTTCCCGAGGCCGTGCTGCGCCAGGGGATGGAGCAGGCGGGACTCCCGGCTCCGATCGTGGGCGTGATCCTCTCGATCCAGGAGAAGTTCGTGCAGGGCGGCTTCGACATCGTGACGGGTGACGTCGAGCGCCTCTCCGGGCGGAAGCCACGCGCGTTGCAGGACCTGGTGCGAGAGGCCTTCTCCGGCCGCTGA
- a CDS encoding DoxX family protein, with protein sequence MPADRLPASPVRSRPLHITLWALQVLLAAFFLMAGINHGLKPIAEAAQSSPWITGVPVWLARFIGFAEIAGGIGLVLPAATRIKPWLTPLAAAALAVVMALAAAFHVTRGEASVLAFNLIPALLAACVAWGRSGPARIAPRT encoded by the coding sequence ATGCCCGCTGACCGGCTGCCTGCATCTCCCGTCCGGAGTCGCCCGCTGCACATCACGTTGTGGGCCCTCCAGGTGCTTCTGGCCGCCTTCTTCCTGATGGCCGGCATCAACCACGGCCTGAAGCCGATCGCGGAGGCCGCACAGTCCTCGCCGTGGATCACCGGCGTGCCCGTGTGGCTCGCCCGCTTCATCGGGTTCGCGGAGATCGCCGGCGGCATCGGCCTCGTGCTTCCGGCGGCGACCCGGATCAAGCCGTGGCTGACGCCGCTGGCGGCGGCCGCATTGGCCGTGGTCATGGCGCTCGCCGCCGCCTTCCACGTGACCCGCGGCGAGGCCAGCGTGCTCGCCTTCAACCTCATCCCCGCGCTCCTCGCCGCCTGCGTGGCGTGGGGGCGTTCGGGTCCGGCGCGCATCGCGCCACGTACCTGA
- a CDS encoding LLM class flavin-dependent oxidoreductase, which translates to MTPNSKPLELGVYTFGNTPRATSGSTAQAIRHALEAVHLAEEAGLGFFGFGEHHTRSMPVSSPTSLVIAAAASTKEIKLGTTVTVLSTEEPIRVFQQMATAAAIAPGRIEIVAGRGSSAITFPIFDEDEREYDVLFNSKLDLLLELNQNERVTWSGPHRRRPLEDMLVVPRPEEPLRVWLGTGGSPASVLRAVDLGLPMFLGILGGTPEHWAQYGRAYRDAWARIGHPKEAADVAVAVHGFVGENDRQTKATYLEHELRMFETGMAEIGRAGRAPSGRERDMERDGMVFAGGPDEIADRILHLHELLGHSRQILQMDVGGMPHASFLKSIELLGTRVLPQVRKALEGL; encoded by the coding sequence ATGACACCGAACTCGAAGCCACTCGAACTCGGGGTCTACACGTTCGGCAACACGCCGCGCGCAACGAGCGGTTCCACCGCGCAGGCGATCCGCCACGCTCTCGAAGCGGTGCACCTGGCCGAAGAGGCCGGCCTCGGCTTCTTCGGCTTCGGGGAGCATCACACCCGCTCGATGCCTGTATCGTCGCCGACCTCGCTGGTCATCGCCGCCGCGGCGTCGACGAAGGAAATCAAGCTCGGGACGACGGTCACCGTGCTGTCCACGGAGGAGCCGATCCGTGTCTTCCAGCAGATGGCTACGGCCGCGGCAATCGCACCCGGCCGCATCGAAATCGTCGCCGGCCGCGGATCATCGGCGATCACGTTCCCGATCTTCGATGAGGACGAGCGCGAGTACGACGTGCTCTTCAACTCCAAGCTGGATCTGCTGCTGGAGCTGAACCAGAACGAGCGTGTGACCTGGAGCGGCCCCCACCGCCGCCGGCCGCTGGAGGACATGCTCGTCGTCCCGCGGCCGGAGGAGCCGCTGCGGGTCTGGCTCGGCACCGGCGGCAGCCCGGCGTCCGTTCTGCGGGCGGTGGACCTTGGGCTGCCGATGTTCCTCGGCATCCTCGGTGGGACCCCGGAGCACTGGGCGCAGTACGGCCGCGCCTACCGCGACGCATGGGCCAGGATCGGCCACCCGAAGGAAGCGGCGGACGTCGCCGTGGCAGTGCACGGGTTCGTCGGTGAGAACGACCGCCAGACGAAGGCAACCTATCTGGAGCACGAACTCCGGATGTTCGAGACCGGCATGGCGGAGATCGGCCGCGCTGGACGGGCCCCTTCTGGCCGTGAGCGCGACATGGAGCGGGACGGAATGGTGTTCGCCGGCGGCCCCGACGAGATCGCCGACCGAATCCTTCACCTGCACGAGCTTCTCGGCCACTCGCGGCAGATCCTGCAGATGGATGTGGGCGGGATGCCGCACGCCAGCTTCCTGAAAAGCATCGAGCTGCTGGGCACCCGGGTGCTTCCGCAGGTCCGCAAGGCACTGGAGGGGCTATGA
- a CDS encoding helix-turn-helix domain-containing protein — MGCRAHEVLARVGDKWSVYVIHVLGEAGTLRFSELRRRVEGISQRMLTVTLRSLERDGLVSRTMYPEVPPRVEYALTPLALTLRDIVGQLVRWSQDHLVEIDAARDRYDAQVSGWAPAEE, encoded by the coding sequence ATGGGCTGCCGCGCCCACGAGGTACTCGCGCGCGTGGGGGACAAGTGGTCCGTGTACGTGATCCACGTCCTCGGCGAGGCAGGAACGCTTCGGTTCAGTGAGCTGCGGCGGCGGGTGGAAGGCATCAGCCAGCGGATGCTGACGGTGACGCTTCGGAGCCTGGAGCGGGACGGGCTGGTTTCGCGGACCATGTACCCCGAGGTGCCGCCGCGTGTGGAATACGCCCTTACTCCGCTCGCCCTGACGTTGCGCGACATTGTCGGGCAGCTCGTCCGGTGGTCCCAGGACCACCTGGTGGAGATCGACGCGGCGCGTGATCGGTACGACGCGCAGGTCTCCGGCTGGGCGCCGGCCGAAGAGTGA
- a CDS encoding ATPase domain-containing protein: MSEITPPEVLRASSGIEGLDRILGGGYPAHEIYLIEGEPGTGKSLAGLHFLRAGAERGEKCLLITMSQSKEVIGRLAASHGWTLEGVEVYEISADNVVPELGAEQVLFHTADVELGEMMQSIRAVIDEIQPTRVVFDAVSELRLLSNDAGRYQRQLFILKELFANRGATVLFLDNHPVMPGHSELQHLAFGVILLDHTPTSYGNERRQLRVLKVRGIRYDDGVHDFRICTGGLKVFPRLRTGERLHNAWRAHESGIEEIDKMLGGGLAEGSSTLFLGPSGTGKSSLASHYAFAAAERGERSIFFLFDERPETFIHRTEGIGMNIRPHLDSGMITLREIDTGEVSPGEFADLVRSQVQERAVRMVVIDSLTGYMSAMPDERMLITQMHELLTYLSSQTVLSILIVAQHGVLGPTLGGPVDVSYLADTVLLLRHFEADGAIRRAISVFKKRYGGHGHGIREFQITPNGMEVGEPLTGFRGVLSGSPTFEGPDATLMDLADAPPAN, encoded by the coding sequence ATGAGCGAAATCACGCCCCCGGAAGTGCTGCGCGCCTCGTCGGGGATCGAAGGCCTGGACCGGATTCTCGGCGGGGGCTACCCCGCCCACGAGATCTACCTGATCGAAGGCGAGCCCGGGACCGGCAAGTCGCTCGCCGGCCTGCACTTCCTGCGCGCCGGCGCGGAGCGCGGCGAAAAGTGCCTGCTGATCACCATGAGCCAGAGCAAGGAGGTCATCGGGCGGCTCGCCGCGTCCCATGGCTGGACGCTGGAGGGAGTGGAGGTCTACGAGATCTCCGCCGACAACGTGGTCCCCGAGCTCGGCGCGGAGCAGGTGCTCTTCCACACGGCCGACGTGGAGCTGGGCGAGATGATGCAGTCCATCCGCGCGGTGATCGACGAGATCCAGCCGACCCGCGTGGTGTTCGACGCCGTTTCGGAGCTTCGTCTCCTATCCAACGACGCGGGCCGCTACCAGCGCCAGCTGTTCATCCTCAAGGAGCTGTTCGCCAACCGGGGCGCGACGGTGCTGTTCCTGGACAACCACCCGGTGATGCCGGGCCACAGCGAGCTCCAGCACCTGGCCTTCGGCGTGATCCTCCTGGACCACACGCCCACCTCGTACGGCAACGAGCGCCGCCAGCTGCGCGTGCTCAAGGTGCGGGGGATCCGCTACGACGACGGCGTCCACGACTTCCGCATCTGCACGGGCGGCCTGAAGGTGTTCCCGCGGCTGCGGACCGGGGAGCGGCTGCACAACGCCTGGCGGGCCCACGAGAGCGGCATCGAGGAGATCGACAAGATGCTGGGGGGCGGTCTGGCCGAGGGGAGCTCCACGCTGTTCCTGGGGCCCTCCGGCACCGGGAAGAGCTCCCTGGCCTCGCACTACGCCTTCGCGGCGGCGGAGCGGGGCGAGCGCTCCATCTTCTTTCTGTTCGACGAGCGCCCCGAAACGTTCATCCACCGGACCGAGGGGATCGGGATGAACATCCGCCCGCACCTGGACTCGGGGATGATCACCCTTCGCGAGATCGACACGGGCGAGGTGTCGCCGGGCGAGTTCGCGGACCTGGTGCGGTCGCAGGTGCAGGAGCGGGCGGTGCGGATGGTGGTCATCGACAGCCTGACCGGCTACATGAGCGCCATGCCCGACGAGCGGATGCTGATCACCCAGATGCACGAGCTGCTCACCTACCTGAGCAGCCAGACCGTGCTCTCCATCCTGATCGTGGCGCAGCACGGGGTGCTGGGTCCCACGCTCGGCGGTCCGGTGGACGTGAGCTACCTGGCCGACACGGTGCTCCTCCTGCGCCACTTCGAGGCGGACGGCGCCATCCGGCGGGCGATCAGCGTGTTCAAGAAGCGGTACGGCGGGCACGGACACGGGATCCGCGAGTTCCAGATCACCCCCAACGGCATGGAAGTGGGCGAGCCCCTGACGGGCTTCCGGGGCGTGCTCTCGGGGAGCCCGACGTTCGAGGGGCCGGATGCGACGCTCATGGACCTGGCCGATGCCCCACCCGCCAACTGA
- a CDS encoding HAMP domain-containing sensor histidine kinase: MPHPPTEESDRLGPTLQGLGANADFGAPEFRILVFAPVGRTAELAKQALGRAGFACTVCAAMDDFCAAFREGAGAALLVEEALSSAATVRMLVDALTEQPVWSDCPVQVFVANSEKPSPPLATLARLCAGRSVLLLDRPVPPGSLISVMRAALQNRARQYALRDLLAQYDEARAEADSANRAKGEFLSVMSHELRTPLNAIGGYTELIEMGIRGPVTPEQRRDLERIRMSQKHLLGLVNEVLNYTKLETGTVEYDITDVPVREAFASAEALVMPQARAKGLELVIGETEPSLSVRADADKLRQILVNLLTNAVKFTHPQGRIHVDCEREGECICFRVRDTGIGIPEDRLAAVFEPFVQVRSDLTRTQEGTGLGLAISRQLARGMGGNLVVESAPGVGSTFILKLPA; the protein is encoded by the coding sequence ATGCCCCACCCGCCAACTGAGGAATCCGATCGCCTCGGACCCACCCTCCAGGGGCTGGGCGCGAACGCGGATTTCGGCGCGCCCGAGTTCCGCATCCTGGTCTTCGCCCCGGTGGGCCGCACCGCGGAGCTGGCGAAGCAGGCGCTGGGCCGGGCCGGGTTCGCCTGCACCGTCTGCGCGGCGATGGACGACTTCTGCGCGGCGTTCCGGGAGGGTGCGGGCGCCGCCCTCCTGGTGGAGGAAGCGCTCTCCTCGGCCGCCACGGTGCGGATGCTGGTGGATGCGCTCACCGAGCAGCCGGTATGGTCCGACTGCCCCGTGCAGGTGTTCGTGGCGAACTCGGAGAAGCCTTCGCCTCCCCTCGCCACCCTGGCGCGGCTCTGCGCAGGCCGAAGCGTGCTGCTCCTGGACCGCCCCGTGCCTCCCGGCTCGCTCATCTCCGTGATGCGGGCGGCGCTCCAGAACCGTGCCCGCCAGTACGCGCTGCGCGACCTGCTGGCCCAGTACGACGAAGCCCGCGCCGAGGCGGACTCGGCCAACCGCGCCAAGGGGGAGTTCCTTTCGGTGATGAGCCACGAGCTGAGGACCCCGCTCAACGCCATCGGCGGCTACACCGAGCTGATCGAGATGGGGATCCGCGGGCCCGTGACCCCGGAGCAGCGGAGGGACCTGGAACGCATCCGGATGAGCCAGAAGCACCTGCTGGGGCTCGTCAACGAGGTGCTCAACTACACCAAGCTCGAGACGGGCACGGTGGAGTACGACATCACCGACGTACCCGTGCGGGAGGCGTTCGCATCCGCGGAGGCGCTGGTGATGCCGCAGGCGCGGGCGAAGGGGCTTGAGCTGGTCATCGGCGAGACGGAGCCCTCCCTGTCCGTACGCGCGGATGCCGACAAGCTGCGGCAGATCCTGGTGAACCTGCTGACCAACGCGGTCAAGTTCACCCATCCCCAGGGCCGCATCCATGTCGATTGCGAGCGGGAAGGGGAGTGCATCTGCTTCCGCGTTCGCGACACGGGGATCGGCATCCCCGAAGACCGGCTCGCGGCGGTGTTCGAGCCCTTCGTGCAGGTGCGCTCCGACCTGACGCGAACGCAGGAGGGAACCGGGCTGGGGCTCGCCATCAGCCGCCAGCTGGCGCGGGGAATGGGGGGAAACCTCGTGGTGGAGAGCGCGCCCGGCGTGGGAAGCACCTTCATCCTGAAGCTTCCCGCCTGA